The following coding sequences lie in one Mycobacterium sp. DL440 genomic window:
- a CDS encoding arabinosyltransferase domain-containing protein, protein MVRAGEHDEGGRSVSLVEDVDSTTSGRSEVSAAPTSRPLPVTRWVAIIAGLVGFVASALIPVLPVVQTTASLQWPQDGRLGSVTAPLITLAPASLETSVPCSVFRDLPASGGVVLSTAPTAGKQAMLNGLFVTATAQRVDVIARNVVVLSVPRSRMSDPQCQRLELASSTAGTFARAVGLIDPDTGSSVRGGFGDPNLRPQIVGVFTDLTGPAPPGLSFSAAIDTRYTSSPSPLKTAAMLAGILGTIVGLLALWRLDRLDGRRARRLIPARWRTFTTVDATVIVLSVFWFVAGAGSSDDGYQFGMANTASHAGYMANYFRWYGSPEDPFGWYYELIAAMTHVSNASLWLRLPDLVCALVCWLLLSREVLPRLGGAVVRSRAAVWAAALVFLAAWMPFNNGLRPEGQIATGALITYVLVERAITTRRATPVGLAIVVAAFTLGIQPTGIIAVAVLLAGGRPIVRIIITRAKSVGIWPVLLPLAAAGFVVLTVIFADQTLAAVREATNVRTAIGPAQPWYTENLRYFYLFLPTTDAALSRRFGILITVACLFASMLLLLRRKRIPGIAIGPVWRLMGVIFATLFLLTFAPTKWIHHFGLFAAAGAAMAAVATVLFGPTVLRSRRNQMAFLAIVLLVLGLCFASTNGFWYVSSYGVPFNDSSPHWGPVTASAVFLWLSLAAAGYAGWLHLSPPSRPPSRLTRTLTAAPVPVAAGLMVVVCSGSMLTGAIKEYLSYSNGWANLRELVGGCGLADDVLVEPDINTGFLAPLPGRYGPLGPLGGTDPIGFNPNGVPEHTLAESVWQSQAKSGTDYDWDARTALDQPGINGSSVVLPYGLDPARVPIAGSFSAGPQQVSALTSAWYRLPDADAAHPLVVISAAGTITGNSVLSGHTTAQTVVLEYGTTGPDGTPVAGGRLTPYDIGPQPAWRNLRFPRTDIPDTASYVRIVADDRSLDPGDWVAITPPRIPEVRSVQEYLGSTQPVLMDWAVGLVFPCQQPMLHANGVTQIPNYRISPDYPAKVEMPDTWQSGDNGGPLGITDLLLRAHVMPTYLSRDWGRDWGSLRRFTPVVDAPEAHLDLATATRTGLWNPGPIRIGP, encoded by the coding sequence ATGGTGCGTGCGGGTGAACACGACGAGGGAGGGCGCTCGGTGAGCCTGGTCGAGGATGTCGACTCCACGACCAGCGGCCGCTCCGAGGTGTCCGCGGCGCCAACCAGCAGGCCGTTGCCGGTAACCCGATGGGTCGCGATCATCGCGGGGTTGGTGGGGTTCGTGGCCAGTGCGCTGATCCCGGTGTTGCCGGTGGTGCAGACCACCGCGTCGCTGCAGTGGCCCCAGGATGGGCGGCTGGGCAGTGTGACCGCGCCGCTGATCACGCTCGCCCCAGCGTCGCTGGAAACGTCGGTGCCGTGCAGCGTGTTTCGCGATCTGCCCGCCTCGGGCGGGGTGGTGTTGAGCACGGCGCCGACGGCCGGAAAGCAGGCGATGCTCAACGGGCTCTTCGTCACGGCGACCGCGCAACGGGTCGATGTGATCGCCCGCAACGTGGTGGTCCTCAGCGTGCCGCGCAGCCGAATGAGCGACCCGCAGTGTCAGCGGCTAGAGCTGGCCTCCTCGACAGCAGGCACGTTCGCCAGAGCCGTGGGACTGATCGATCCCGACACCGGCTCGTCAGTGCGCGGTGGGTTCGGCGATCCGAATTTGCGACCCCAGATCGTCGGGGTGTTCACCGACCTGACGGGTCCGGCGCCGCCCGGATTGTCGTTCTCAGCCGCCATCGACACTCGATACACCAGCTCCCCGTCTCCGCTGAAGACCGCGGCGATGTTGGCCGGCATCCTTGGCACGATTGTCGGGCTGTTGGCGTTGTGGCGACTTGACCGCCTCGACGGGCGCCGTGCGCGGCGTCTCATTCCGGCCCGTTGGCGCACCTTCACCACGGTGGACGCCACCGTCATCGTGCTCTCGGTGTTCTGGTTCGTCGCCGGCGCGGGATCCTCCGACGACGGCTACCAATTCGGCATGGCCAACACCGCCAGCCATGCCGGCTACATGGCCAACTACTTCCGCTGGTACGGCAGCCCCGAAGACCCCTTCGGCTGGTATTACGAGCTGATTGCGGCGATGACCCACGTCAGCAACGCCAGCCTGTGGCTACGCCTACCGGACTTGGTCTGCGCGCTGGTCTGTTGGCTGCTGCTCTCCCGTGAGGTCCTACCGCGCCTCGGAGGCGCGGTCGTGAGAAGCCGCGCGGCCGTGTGGGCAGCGGCGCTGGTGTTCCTCGCGGCGTGGATGCCGTTCAACAACGGGCTGCGCCCGGAAGGCCAGATCGCCACCGGCGCGCTGATCACCTACGTCCTGGTCGAACGGGCCATTACCACCCGGCGTGCCACGCCGGTCGGTCTGGCGATCGTGGTGGCCGCGTTCACCCTGGGCATCCAGCCCACCGGGATCATCGCCGTCGCCGTTCTGTTGGCCGGCGGGCGCCCGATCGTGCGGATCATCATCACCCGCGCCAAATCGGTGGGGATCTGGCCGGTGTTGCTGCCCCTGGCCGCAGCCGGATTCGTGGTCCTCACAGTGATCTTCGCCGACCAAACCCTGGCTGCGGTACGCGAAGCCACCAATGTGCGCACCGCGATCGGACCCGCGCAGCCCTGGTACACCGAGAACCTGCGCTACTTCTACCTGTTCCTGCCGACCACCGACGCCGCCCTATCCCGACGCTTCGGAATCTTGATCACTGTGGCGTGCCTGTTCGCGTCGATGCTCTTGTTGTTGCGGCGCAAGCGAATACCCGGCATCGCGATCGGCCCGGTATGGCGGCTGATGGGCGTCATCTTCGCCACGCTGTTCCTGCTCACGTTCGCCCCGACGAAGTGGATCCACCATTTCGGACTGTTCGCCGCCGCCGGTGCGGCGATGGCCGCGGTGGCCACCGTGCTCTTCGGGCCGACGGTACTGCGCTCACGACGCAACCAAATGGCGTTTCTCGCGATCGTGCTATTGGTTCTCGGGTTGTGTTTCGCCTCCACCAATGGCTTTTGGTACGTCTCCAGCTACGGGGTGCCCTTCAACGACAGCAGCCCGCACTGGGGGCCGGTCACCGCGAGCGCCGTCTTCCTTTGGTTGTCCCTGGCGGCCGCGGGCTACGCGGGCTGGCTGCACCTGTCCCCACCGAGCCGACCGCCATCGCGACTGACCCGGACGCTGACCGCAGCACCGGTGCCTGTGGCTGCGGGGCTCATGGTGGTGGTGTGTTCTGGGTCGATGTTGACCGGAGCGATCAAGGAATACCTCAGCTATTCCAACGGCTGGGCCAACCTGCGCGAGCTGGTCGGTGGATGCGGGCTGGCCGACGACGTCCTCGTCGAACCCGACATCAACACCGGATTCCTCGCCCCGCTTCCCGGACGCTACGGACCTCTGGGCCCATTGGGTGGCACCGATCCGATCGGCTTCAACCCGAATGGCGTACCTGAACACACACTGGCAGAGTCCGTTTGGCAGAGCCAGGCCAAATCCGGAACGGATTATGACTGGGATGCCCGCACTGCCCTGGACCAGCCCGGGATAAACGGTTCCAGTGTCGTGTTGCCTTACGGTCTTGATCCCGCCCGGGTTCCGATTGCGGGGAGCTTCAGTGCCGGCCCCCAACAAGTCAGCGCCCTCACCTCTGCGTGGTATCGACTTCCGGATGCCGACGCCGCCCACCCGCTCGTGGTGATCAGCGCCGCCGGCACCATCACCGGTAACAGCGTCCTGTCCGGGCACACCACAGCCCAAACCGTCGTCCTGGAATACGGCACAACCGGACCCGACGGAACACCCGTCGCCGGTGGGCGACTCACCCCGTACGACATCGGCCCGCAACCAGCCTGGCGCAACCTGCGTTTCCCTCGCACCGACATTCCCGACACCGCCTCTTACGTCCGGATTGTCGCCGACGACCGCTCACTCGACCCTGGCGACTGGGTCGCCATCACCCCGCCGCGGATACCTGAGGTTCGATCGGTGCAGGAATACCTGGGTTCGACGCAGCCAGTGCTGATGGATTGGGCTGTGGGACTGGTCTTTCCCTGCCAGCAGCCCATGCTCCACGCCAACGGCGTCACCCAGATCCCCAACTATCGAATCTCGCCGGACTACCCCGCCAAGGTCGAAATGCCAGACACCTGGCAGTCCGGCGACAACGGCGGTCCATTGGGCATCACCGACCTATTGCTCCGGGCCCACGTCATGCCCACCTACCTATCGCGGGACTGGGGCCGCGACTGGGGCTCGCTGCGCCGCTTCACACCCGTCGTCGACGCTCCCGAAGCCCACCTCGATCTCGCCACCGCCACCAGAACCGGGCTGTGGAATCCCGGGCCAATCCGCATCGGCCCGTGA